One window of the Rhizorhabdus dicambivorans genome contains the following:
- a CDS encoding aldehyde dehydrogenase family protein: MNYYADYAMTINGRAVSGAAEIEVINPATGEVFATAPDCTAEQLDEAVEAARVAFRSWRKVPIAERQALVAKAGDLLIGQAEDMARLFTREQGRPVEMAKQEIIGAGKWMKQVAKQTPPVHVSEDSDRQFIETRYVPLGVVCAITPWNFPVNMVAWKLAPALVAGNTLVLKPSPFTPLCTLKMGELFRDIFPAGVFNVITGGDALGPMMTAHPGFAKISFTGSTATGRRVLESGAADLKRVTLELGGNDAAIVLSDVDLDAVAQKIFFGAFYNSAQICVATKRLYVHEDVYEGLRDRLKTIAEGTKVGDGAEQGTVLGPIQNKRQYDRVVELLEDAKSNDLTLIQGRAIPDNGGYFVPVTIVDNPPEDSRVVQEEAFGPILPMLKFRDIDDVIDRANASEYGLAGAIWSKDTDKAMEIARRMETGTVWINQNLNIRPDTPFAGHKQSGFGIEHGMEGLLEYMVPQAVHLSKG; this comes from the coding sequence ATGAACTATTACGCCGACTATGCTATGACCATCAACGGCCGAGCGGTCTCCGGAGCGGCCGAGATTGAGGTCATTAATCCAGCCACCGGCGAAGTGTTCGCCACCGCCCCCGATTGCACGGCCGAGCAACTTGATGAAGCCGTTGAAGCGGCACGCGTTGCGTTCAGAAGCTGGCGGAAGGTTCCGATCGCCGAGCGCCAGGCCCTCGTGGCGAAGGCGGGCGACCTTCTGATCGGGCAGGCCGAGGATATGGCGCGCCTTTTCACGCGCGAGCAGGGCCGCCCCGTCGAAATGGCCAAGCAGGAGATCATCGGGGCAGGCAAATGGATGAAGCAGGTCGCCAAGCAGACGCCGCCGGTGCATGTCTCCGAAGACAGTGACAGGCAGTTCATCGAAACGCGATATGTTCCCCTGGGTGTTGTCTGTGCCATTACGCCTTGGAATTTCCCGGTCAATATGGTGGCTTGGAAGCTGGCGCCGGCGCTGGTGGCCGGCAACACCCTGGTTCTCAAGCCTAGCCCCTTCACACCCCTCTGCACTTTGAAGATGGGTGAGTTGTTCCGCGACATTTTTCCGGCAGGCGTCTTCAACGTCATCACAGGCGGTGATGCGCTTGGGCCGATGATGACGGCGCATCCGGGATTCGCCAAGATCAGCTTCACGGGCTCCACCGCTACCGGTAGGCGCGTCTTGGAAAGCGGCGCTGCCGACCTCAAGCGGGTTACGCTCGAGCTCGGCGGAAATGACGCGGCCATTGTCCTGTCGGATGTGGATCTGGATGCTGTCGCTCAGAAGATCTTCTTCGGCGCTTTCTACAACAGTGCTCAGATCTGCGTGGCGACCAAGCGTCTCTACGTACATGAAGATGTTTACGAAGGGTTGCGCGATCGCCTGAAGACGATCGCCGAGGGAACGAAGGTAGGAGACGGCGCCGAGCAAGGCACCGTCCTGGGTCCGATCCAGAACAAGCGGCAATATGATCGGGTCGTGGAACTTCTGGAGGATGCGAAGTCCAACGATCTGACCTTGATTCAGGGGCGCGCCATTCCGGATAATGGCGGCTACTTCGTTCCGGTAACCATCGTCGACAACCCGCCGGAGGACAGCCGGGTGGTGCAGGAGGAAGCTTTCGGCCCCATTCTGCCAATGTTGAAATTCCGTGATATCGACGACGTGATCGATCGAGCGAACGCCAGCGAATATGGCCTGGCGGGAGCCATATGGTCGAAGGACACCGACAAGGCCATGGAAATTGCGCGCCGGATGGAGACCGGCACCGTTTGGATCAACCAGAATCTCAATATTCGCCCTGATACACCCTTTGCCGGCCACAAGCAGAGCGGCTTCGGGATCGAGCACGGCATGGAGGGGCTCTTGGAATATATGGTGCCACAGGCGGTTCACCTCTCGAAGGGATGA
- a CDS encoding MDR/zinc-dependent alcohol dehydrogenase-like family protein, which produces MDGEKFTSVGLRTLITPEGELLLTLEEESIGDISPDEVVIRVEASSMNPTDIGLLLGPADLAEMAAISHNGRPGLRAPIPPEHMSSLELRSRIGKSLPVGTEGAGTVVGAGENAVDLIGKTVSTMSGGMYAGFRRVNAGACTVLPTGTSAKDGASMYVNPLTALSMIETMRREGHEALVHTAAASNLGQMLNRICINDGIPLVNVVRSEEQIKTLRSIGAKYIVNSSAQTFFQDLKAAITATGATLAFDAVAGGSMADTILRAMEDALGASQTAFSRYGTAILKQVYIYGSLNPEPTVLTRTYGSSWMVGRYLVLNALQKFGEETTLSLKNRIVRELSTTFASSYKGTLSLNDVVNPDFAKEYTKKSTGSKFLVHPSL; this is translated from the coding sequence ATGGACGGCGAAAAGTTCACATCGGTGGGTCTTCGCACATTGATCACCCCAGAGGGCGAACTGCTTCTCACCTTGGAAGAGGAGTCTATTGGAGACATCTCGCCCGACGAGGTCGTCATCCGGGTTGAGGCCAGCTCAATGAATCCGACGGACATCGGCCTCCTTCTGGGACCAGCGGACTTGGCAGAGATGGCGGCTATCTCGCACAATGGGCGTCCGGGCTTGCGCGCGCCGATCCCTCCCGAGCACATGAGTTCGCTGGAGTTGAGATCGAGAATCGGCAAGTCGTTGCCCGTCGGAACTGAGGGAGCCGGTACGGTTGTTGGAGCGGGGGAAAATGCCGTCGATTTGATCGGAAAGACCGTCAGCACCATGAGCGGGGGAATGTATGCCGGCTTTCGGCGTGTGAACGCTGGTGCATGCACCGTTCTTCCAACCGGCACGAGCGCCAAAGACGGCGCCTCGATGTATGTGAACCCGTTGACCGCTCTGTCCATGATCGAAACCATGCGCCGCGAGGGGCACGAAGCTCTTGTTCACACGGCGGCGGCTTCAAATTTGGGCCAGATGCTGAATCGCATCTGCATCAACGATGGTATCCCGCTCGTAAATGTCGTCCGTTCCGAGGAGCAGATCAAAACCTTGCGGTCGATCGGCGCCAAATATATCGTTAATTCGAGTGCCCAAACATTCTTTCAGGATCTGAAGGCGGCCATCACCGCGACGGGGGCGACATTGGCATTTGACGCCGTTGCCGGAGGATCGATGGCGGATACCATTCTTCGCGCAATGGAAGACGCCCTTGGCGCAAGCCAGACTGCATTTAGCCGCTACGGAACAGCGATTCTGAAGCAAGTCTATATTTATGGCTCGCTCAATCCTGAACCAACAGTTCTGACGCGAACCTATGGATCTTCTTGGATGGTCGGCAGATATTTGGTGTTGAACGCCCTGCAAAAATTCGGAGAGGAAACGACACTTTCGTTAAAGAATAGGATCGTTCGAGAATTATCCACAACCTTTGCCAGCAGTTACAAAGGAACACTTTCTCTCAACGACGTCGTTAATCCTGATTTTGCAAAAGAATATACGAAGAAGTCAACCGGCAGCAAATTCCTGGTGCATCCGTCGCTTTGA
- a CDS encoding NAD(P)H-dependent flavin oxidoreductase codes for MSWIARSRLASAVSNAGGLGIIETSSGRLDEVREEVRKMKSLTDRPWGMNIAQAFVRDPDIVSFVVDQGVRFVTTSAGDPGKYCDALKSRGLTVFHVVPSLAAAEKAVAAGVDGLVVEGAEGGGFKSSREVFTMVLLPLVASRVNVPIIAAGGIADGRSMAAAFALGAEGVQMGTRMVAASESPVHQNWKNAIVNARETDTVFLNRHGTGPALRALRTGKTTQYEVEPPGNIMSEFDHAHKLYFGGDMEASIAVTGQVMGRIDSVKPVAEILQDTMIEFETVITGLAQRNGLGPDPLCASG; via the coding sequence ATGAGCTGGATCGCACGATCGCGGTTGGCGAGCGCCGTTTCCAATGCCGGTGGTCTCGGCATCATCGAAACATCCTCCGGCCGCCTCGACGAGGTGCGGGAGGAAGTGCGGAAGATGAAGTCCCTGACGGACAGGCCGTGGGGAATGAATATCGCCCAGGCGTTCGTGCGCGATCCCGACATAGTGAGCTTCGTCGTCGATCAGGGCGTGCGCTTCGTTACCACTTCGGCGGGCGATCCGGGCAAATATTGCGATGCGCTGAAAAGCAGGGGGCTCACCGTCTTTCACGTGGTTCCCTCGCTCGCCGCCGCCGAGAAGGCGGTCGCGGCCGGGGTCGATGGCCTCGTGGTCGAGGGGGCTGAAGGCGGCGGCTTCAAGAGCAGTCGCGAGGTCTTCACCATGGTCCTCTTGCCGCTGGTCGCGTCCAGGGTGAATGTGCCGATCATCGCCGCTGGCGGAATCGCGGACGGACGTTCGATGGCCGCTGCCTTCGCGCTGGGCGCCGAAGGGGTGCAGATGGGCACCCGCATGGTCGCGGCAAGCGAAAGTCCGGTCCACCAGAACTGGAAGAACGCCATCGTGAACGCCCGGGAAACCGACACGGTCTTCCTGAACCGCCACGGGACCGGCCCGGCGCTGCGTGCGCTGCGCACCGGCAAGACCACGCAATATGAAGTCGAGCCTCCCGGCAATATCATGAGCGAATTCGACCATGCCCATAAGCTGTATTTCGGCGGGGACATGGAAGCTTCGATCGCCGTGACTGGCCAGGTCATGGGCAGGATCGACAGTGTGAAGCCCGTGGCGGAAATTCTCCAAGATACGATGATCGAATTCGAGACCGTCATCACCGGCCTCGCGCAGCGTAACGGGCTTGGCCCCGATCCGTTGTGCGCCAGCGGCTAG
- a CDS encoding alpha-hydroxy acid oxidase: MTRWHNIEALKGSARAVLPRPIFDYLDGGAEDELALRRSSSAFDRYDLLPRMLVDVSRTSTETEIFGHSIPFPLMLAPTGLTRLFHKDAELAVAQAASAAGIPYCLSTLGTTTIEEFGRALSAPKLFQIYIFKDRGLTEEFVERARAEGYDGLVLTVDTLVAGKRERDIVNGLSLPPRLTPRGFWGFAMRPGWSIPALLGRKFDFVNVAHRVAALSGDPISLQDYVSGQFDRSLTWKDVEWLAARWGGPLAVKGILRPDDAKRAADAGADTVMVSNHGGRQLESAAAPLDQIAPIADTLDGRIKIICDGGIRRGSHIFKALALGADACSIGRPYLYGLAAGGSRGVERAITLLREEFEQCMILGGASSLGELRREMIRPSAAPW; the protein is encoded by the coding sequence ATGACCCGCTGGCACAATATCGAAGCCCTGAAGGGAAGCGCTCGGGCTGTCCTCCCGCGCCCTATATTCGACTATCTGGATGGCGGTGCCGAAGACGAACTGGCGCTGCGTCGGTCGAGTTCCGCCTTCGACCGGTACGATTTGTTGCCCCGGATGCTGGTAGACGTATCGCGTACCAGCACGGAAACCGAAATCTTCGGACACAGCATACCGTTTCCGCTGATGCTCGCACCGACGGGGTTGACGCGGCTCTTTCACAAGGATGCGGAGCTCGCGGTGGCCCAGGCGGCGTCCGCTGCCGGAATACCCTATTGCCTGTCCACCCTCGGCACCACGACGATCGAGGAATTCGGGCGTGCGCTTTCTGCGCCGAAATTATTTCAGATCTATATCTTCAAAGATCGAGGGCTGACCGAGGAGTTCGTCGAGCGTGCGCGCGCCGAAGGTTACGATGGTCTGGTTCTGACGGTCGATACGCTCGTGGCCGGCAAGAGGGAGCGTGACATCGTCAATGGCCTTTCCCTTCCGCCCCGGCTGACTCCCCGAGGATTTTGGGGATTTGCCATGCGGCCCGGCTGGTCCATTCCCGCGCTGTTGGGGCGGAAGTTCGACTTCGTCAACGTGGCTCATCGCGTTGCGGCACTGTCCGGCGACCCCATTTCGCTTCAGGATTATGTCAGCGGCCAGTTCGATCGCTCGCTGACCTGGAAGGACGTGGAGTGGTTGGCAGCCCGTTGGGGTGGTCCATTGGCTGTAAAGGGCATTTTGCGCCCGGATGACGCAAAACGGGCGGCCGATGCAGGCGCTGACACGGTCATGGTATCCAATCATGGAGGGCGGCAGCTGGAGTCCGCCGCTGCGCCACTCGATCAGATCGCTCCTATCGCCGATACTCTGGACGGACGCATAAAGATCATATGCGATGGCGGCATTCGGCGAGGTTCGCATATCTTCAAGGCGCTGGCTTTAGGTGCCGACGCCTGTTCGATCGGCCGACCATATCTGTACGGTCTCGCTGCGGGAGGCAGTCGCGGCGTGGAGCGCGCGATCACTCTGCTGCGAGAGGAATTCGAGCAGTGCATGATCCTGGGCGGTGCGAGCAGTCTGGGCGAGTTGCGCCGCGAGATGATCAGGCCGTCTGCAGCCCCTTGGTAG
- a CDS encoding AraC family transcriptional regulator: MISKSGQPSSEPPPCSTAIDLSLSHAPAMAIRMDFADYEAEGIQHQHRQGQLILALHGAVTCRAENGVWIVPPDCGFWIPGGVPHSNRVTSNARLTYLFVEPGAAMLPAECCTLSISPMLREMILRVAELSENDARDAHVDRLMRVMLDELALMRRGGLELPISDHPKIASIAAALLADPSDRRTLGQWAEHVAVSERSLKRLMIQETGLSFGRWRRQLHLVIALRELAGGATVQQVAGDLGYESPTAFIVMFKKALGTTPSRYFADRALSAEQA, translated from the coding sequence ATGATCTCGAAATCGGGCCAACCTTCGAGCGAACCACCGCCGTGCAGTACGGCCATCGATCTGAGCCTCTCGCATGCGCCGGCGATGGCAATCAGGATGGACTTTGCCGATTACGAAGCCGAGGGGATTCAGCACCAGCATCGGCAGGGTCAACTGATCCTGGCGCTGCATGGCGCGGTTACCTGCAGAGCGGAAAATGGGGTCTGGATCGTTCCGCCGGACTGCGGATTTTGGATACCCGGCGGCGTTCCTCACAGCAATCGGGTCACCTCCAATGCTCGTCTGACATATCTGTTCGTCGAGCCCGGCGCGGCCATGCTTCCGGCGGAGTGCTGTACGCTCTCGATATCGCCGATGCTTCGGGAGATGATACTTCGGGTGGCGGAGCTGTCGGAAAATGATGCGCGTGACGCGCATGTCGATCGGCTCATGCGGGTCATGCTCGATGAGCTGGCGCTGATGCGGCGAGGTGGGCTGGAGCTACCCATATCCGACCATCCAAAGATCGCCTCGATCGCCGCGGCTCTTTTGGCGGATCCGAGCGACCGCCGAACCCTCGGCCAATGGGCCGAGCATGTCGCCGTCAGTGAGCGATCGTTGAAGAGGCTCATGATCCAGGAGACAGGATTGAGCTTCGGCCGTTGGCGGCGTCAGCTCCATCTGGTCATCGCGCTGCGGGAACTGGCCGGCGGTGCGACGGTCCAGCAGGTGGCGGGCGACTTGGGGTATGAATCCCCGACGGCCTTCATCGTCATGTTCAAGAAGGCTCTCGGGACCACGCCATCGCGTTACTTCGCCGATCGTGCATTGAGCGCGGAACAGGCGTGA
- a CDS encoding TetR/AcrR family transcriptional regulator translates to MPRWENGFQTNEEIQAYKRYAVIREAARIISRQGFHNTSLDAVAKVLGISKGTLYNYVKDKQEILFECHKISLDLGEYAAQFASEAGGLSIDRLRLLLRCFIIWMYGQAGVGGLTFDVNALRAEDRAVVVARRDAMEATLVGLLKEGVEDGSLRAGDPKITVYAIMSAINGISSWYSPDGRVSIEDIADQMLDLLTHSLATRPEKLAPYPPVPAYPMQAAPLGLLSRGTVATNRVEKPAPLGKKALPPRKTVALPSKRKARNAGADA, encoded by the coding sequence ATGCCTCGCTGGGAAAACGGCTTTCAGACAAATGAAGAAATTCAGGCGTACAAGCGCTATGCGGTGATCCGTGAGGCAGCGCGGATCATATCGCGGCAGGGCTTCCACAATACCTCACTTGATGCTGTCGCCAAGGTACTGGGCATCTCGAAGGGGACGCTCTACAACTACGTCAAGGACAAGCAGGAAATCCTGTTTGAATGCCACAAGATCTCACTCGATCTTGGCGAATATGCTGCGCAGTTCGCCAGCGAAGCTGGGGGCCTGAGCATCGACAGGCTCCGTCTCCTCCTGAGATGCTTCATCATATGGATGTACGGGCAGGCTGGCGTCGGGGGCCTCACCTTCGATGTGAATGCGCTTCGCGCGGAGGATCGCGCCGTCGTGGTGGCGAGACGCGATGCGATGGAGGCTACGCTTGTCGGCCTCTTGAAGGAAGGTGTCGAAGATGGGAGCCTCCGCGCCGGTGATCCCAAAATCACGGTTTATGCCATCATGAGCGCGATCAACGGCATCTCGTCCTGGTATTCGCCCGATGGTCGCGTGAGCATCGAAGATATCGCGGACCAGATGCTGGACCTGCTGACGCACTCGCTCGCAACGCGCCCGGAAAAGCTGGCACCCTACCCGCCTGTTCCGGCCTATCCGATGCAGGCGGCCCCTTTGGGACTTCTCAGCCGAGGCACTGTCGCGACCAATCGGGTTGAAAAGCCCGCGCCCCTCGGAAAGAAGGCCCTCCCCCCCCGAAAAACGGTGGCGCTACCATCGAAACGCAAGGCACGAAATGCCGGCGCCGATGCCTAG
- a CDS encoding SDR family oxidoreductase: MDLQLLGKTAVVNGASQGIGFAIARRLAAEGADLLISARKEAALISAAEQISMETGRKVRAVVGDLRMADGCDTILAAVHECGGADILVNNGGAPPLGAALDFDDLRWSRAFEQNLLSVVRMIRGVVPAMAARGGGSIVNITALCTLQPMPNFGLSVSTWAGVLGIAKTLSLELGPKNIRVNTLCPGLIDTARADLVDGPVSSGPGNSELQEALKSIPLGRKGDPAEIAAVATFLASPLASYVTGTTLAVDGGISKNLI, encoded by the coding sequence ATGGATCTGCAGCTACTGGGAAAAACGGCGGTCGTTAACGGTGCGAGCCAGGGTATCGGTTTTGCGATCGCACGTCGTCTCGCCGCAGAGGGGGCCGATCTCCTCATCAGCGCGCGAAAGGAAGCCGCGCTGATCAGTGCGGCTGAACAGATCAGCATGGAAACCGGCCGCAAGGTTCGAGCGGTGGTCGGGGATCTCCGCATGGCCGATGGCTGCGACACTATCCTGGCGGCCGTGCATGAGTGTGGTGGAGCCGACATCCTCGTGAACAACGGCGGGGCGCCCCCACTTGGAGCGGCGCTCGATTTCGACGATTTGCGCTGGAGCCGCGCCTTCGAGCAGAACCTCCTAAGCGTGGTTCGAATGATAAGAGGCGTTGTTCCAGCGATGGCCGCGCGCGGCGGTGGAAGCATCGTGAATATAACCGCGCTGTGTACACTCCAGCCGATGCCCAATTTTGGACTGTCGGTCTCTACCTGGGCCGGGGTGCTTGGCATCGCCAAGACATTGTCTCTGGAACTCGGGCCCAAGAATATTCGGGTAAATACTCTGTGCCCCGGTCTGATCGACACCGCCCGTGCTGATCTTGTTGACGGGCCGGTCAGCAGCGGGCCCGGCAACAGCGAATTGCAAGAGGCTCTCAAATCAATTCCGCTCGGGCGAAAAGGCGACCCTGCGGAGATCGCCGCCGTGGCTACGTTCTTGGCATCGCCGCTCGCCTCCTATGTTACGGGAACGACGCTGGCCGTCGACGGAGGTATAAGTAAGAACCTCATATAG
- a CDS encoding TonB-dependent receptor, with the protein MSRFSTMLLSAISLPTLASAAIAAAPPSEGPAATPDVAPSSASDGISDIIVTAQKRSDRLSEVPLSINAATGEQLRTAGITGAADLVKIVPGFTTVNTAFGNPVYFIRGIGFNDSTLGVSPAVSIYMDQQPLSFSPMSRGSVLDLERVEVLKGPQGTLFGQNSTGGAINFIAAKPTQTLKAGADFTYGRFGQADGEAYISGPVSDMLAFRVAARTENRSDWQKGYLNNERLGDKRFLNGRISAFWTPSDRVSLLLTANGWRDRSDAQQPQFVKYTPARTGPTARVVPFPVATFPAAPHDARLAAWPLDFNYRLDNWMYSFAGDFEFDLTENIHLASLTSYVKYHQSIPINYGGTNFANAFSLDVGDISTFSQELRISGDVGSRIKWMLGGTYKRDHVHEIQYASPLITSSAILAGRLINGYIDTNDQRIKSRGVFGSVDFKLTDQLTLQGSMRYTKEDRRYIGCVSDTGAGDLAAAANNALRTNIAPGGCVAISSSGQGLQIINNSLDQDNVSYRASLNWKPSSTMLVYANVTKGYKSGSFPTIFGVFATQKDPIGQESVLAYELGAKLRLARKIDITGAAFYYDYGDKQLLGAKKDLIFGVLPALVSIPKSRVAGAEASLSAGPFSGLSFALNGTYVSTRVQRNPVQPTGPFGDAGNFVGEAFPLTPKWQGTASVDYHFALNERLNGYGGASVTGRTSTFNALLARTAAAALNEATYHVPGYILLDLRVGIEAADRLWSVELWGRNVTDRYYTTGTKKVADFVTSFAGMPASYGVTARFRM; encoded by the coding sequence ATGTCGAGGTTTTCAACCATGCTATTGTCCGCCATATCGCTGCCGACGCTGGCGAGCGCGGCCATCGCTGCGGCGCCACCCTCCGAAGGTCCGGCGGCCACGCCCGACGTTGCTCCGAGCTCGGCGTCCGACGGTATCTCGGACATCATCGTCACCGCGCAAAAACGCTCCGACCGGCTCAGCGAAGTGCCCCTGTCCATCAACGCCGCCACCGGCGAGCAGCTGAGGACGGCGGGCATCACGGGCGCAGCGGACCTCGTCAAAATCGTTCCCGGCTTCACAACGGTGAACACAGCTTTCGGCAATCCGGTCTATTTCATCCGCGGTATCGGCTTCAACGACAGCACGTTGGGCGTATCTCCCGCCGTGTCGATCTACATGGATCAGCAGCCGCTGTCCTTTTCGCCGATGTCGCGCGGCTCGGTGCTCGACCTGGAGCGCGTCGAGGTGCTGAAGGGTCCGCAGGGGACATTGTTCGGGCAGAATTCGACCGGCGGCGCGATCAATTTCATCGCGGCCAAACCGACGCAGACATTGAAGGCGGGCGCCGATTTTACCTATGGCCGCTTCGGCCAGGCCGATGGCGAAGCATATATCAGCGGCCCGGTCAGCGACATGCTGGCTTTCAGGGTCGCTGCGCGGACGGAAAATCGGAGCGATTGGCAGAAAGGCTATCTCAACAACGAACGACTGGGCGACAAGCGCTTCCTGAACGGTCGCATTTCAGCGTTCTGGACGCCATCGGACAGGGTGAGCCTTCTGCTGACTGCCAATGGCTGGCGGGATCGATCGGACGCGCAGCAGCCCCAATTCGTAAAATATACCCCCGCAAGGACCGGCCCGACGGCACGCGTCGTACCCTTCCCCGTCGCCACCTTCCCGGCGGCGCCGCATGATGCCCGCCTAGCTGCCTGGCCGCTTGATTTCAACTATCGTCTTGATAACTGGATGTATTCCTTCGCGGGAGATTTTGAGTTCGATCTGACGGAAAATATACATCTGGCATCACTGACATCTTACGTCAAATATCACCAAAGCATTCCGATCAACTATGGCGGAACGAATTTTGCCAATGCCTTTTCCCTGGATGTCGGCGACATCTCAACATTTTCACAAGAGCTCAGGATCAGCGGCGATGTCGGCAGCCGTATCAAGTGGATGCTGGGAGGTACTTATAAGCGCGATCATGTCCACGAGATCCAGTACGCCTCGCCACTGATCACGTCGAGCGCGATCCTCGCAGGCCGGCTCATAAACGGCTATATCGATACGAACGATCAGCGTATCAAATCACGCGGCGTGTTCGGCAGCGTGGATTTCAAGCTCACCGATCAGCTGACGCTTCAGGGTTCGATGCGATATACGAAGGAAGACAGGCGCTATATCGGCTGTGTCAGCGATACCGGCGCAGGCGACCTGGCGGCGGCGGCCAATAACGCCTTGCGGACGAACATCGCTCCGGGCGGGTGTGTTGCCATATCCAGCTCGGGCCAGGGGCTCCAGATCATCAACAATTCACTCGATCAGGACAATGTATCCTACAGGGCGAGCCTGAACTGGAAGCCGAGCAGCACCATGCTGGTTTATGCCAATGTGACGAAGGGATATAAGTCAGGCAGCTTTCCGACCATCTTCGGCGTATTCGCAACGCAGAAGGATCCGATCGGCCAGGAATCCGTGCTTGCTTATGAGCTGGGCGCGAAGCTCAGGCTCGCCCGCAAGATCGACATCACCGGCGCCGCCTTCTATTATGATTACGGCGACAAGCAACTCCTGGGCGCGAAGAAGGACTTGATCTTCGGCGTCCTGCCCGCGCTGGTGTCCATCCCGAAAAGCCGCGTGGCTGGCGCGGAAGCCTCTCTCTCTGCGGGCCCCTTTTCGGGACTGAGCTTCGCACTGAACGGCACCTATGTCTCCACCAGGGTTCAGAGGAATCCGGTTCAACCGACCGGGCCGTTCGGAGATGCCGGCAACTTCGTCGGCGAGGCGTTCCCGCTGACACCGAAGTGGCAGGGCACGGCCAGCGTCGATTATCACTTTGCCCTCAACGAGCGGCTGAATGGCTATGGCGGCGCCAGCGTGACCGGTCGGACGAGCACGTTCAATGCGTTGCTGGCCCGCACGGCGGCCGCGGCGCTCAACGAGGCGACCTATCATGTTCCCGGCTATATCTTGCTGGATCTGCGGGTCGGGATCGAAGCAGCCGACCGGCTTTGGTCTGTCGAACTGTGGGGACGCAACGTCACCGATCGATATTATACGACGGGCACGAAGAAAGTAGCGGATTTCGTCACGAGCTTCGCCGGAATGCCCGCCTCATATGGCGTGACCGCCCGCTTCAGGATGTAG
- a CDS encoding NmrA family NAD(P)-binding protein, protein MRVAVVGATGRIGAKLTENLLAKGHSIKALSRGGPALDALVAKGAEPFIGSFDTGAGELDRFFEDADAAFLMVKTIWEAEDLHGHYPAVALRFFDALRDSPVKFAVSLTGMGSDVSGNTGHFQPFHILDQILNRLRDINLVHLQGGWFMENLFGWIDSIAQYDRIGWSLDPNVKTPWVAIQDIADLAAKEFDSPADQHRSVRQLGIDYTMTEIAAIIGRVLGREVDYRFVDRSDREVEMVYRERFGTLERWVYDNNTLAALNDGRVAFQDDRPALRTTMEEFAKNTLKPLIEKARTNGVKPETFLTWSSR, encoded by the coding sequence ATGCGTGTCGCCGTGGTTGGCGCGACCGGCAGGATCGGCGCCAAGCTTACCGAGAACCTCTTGGCCAAAGGCCATTCCATCAAAGCTCTTTCGAGAGGAGGGCCTGCCCTCGATGCGCTTGTCGCGAAAGGAGCGGAACCGTTCATTGGCAGTTTCGACACAGGCGCCGGAGAACTGGACAGGTTCTTCGAAGATGCCGACGCTGCGTTCCTGATGGTCAAGACTATTTGGGAGGCGGAGGACCTTCACGGGCATTACCCTGCGGTGGCGCTTCGGTTTTTCGACGCACTCCGGGATTCCCCGGTGAAATTTGCCGTGAGCCTGACCGGAATGGGATCCGATGTCAGCGGAAACACCGGCCATTTCCAGCCCTTCCATATCCTCGATCAGATCCTCAACCGACTGCGCGACATCAATCTGGTGCACCTGCAGGGGGGCTGGTTCATGGAGAATCTGTTCGGGTGGATCGACTCGATCGCGCAGTACGACAGAATCGGCTGGTCGCTAGACCCCAACGTCAAAACGCCTTGGGTTGCCATTCAGGACATCGCGGACCTCGCGGCAAAAGAGTTCGACTCGCCAGCCGACCAGCACCGATCCGTGAGGCAACTGGGCATCGACTACACCATGACCGAGATCGCCGCGATCATCGGACGGGTACTTGGCAGAGAGGTGGACTATCGCTTCGTCGACAGAAGCGATCGCGAGGTCGAGATGGTATATCGCGAGAGGTTCGGAACCCTGGAGCGCTGGGTCTATGATAACAACACCCTGGCGGCTCTCAACGATGGGCGTGTTGCGTTTCAGGATGATCGCCCTGCGCTGCGCACGACAATGGAAGAATTCGCCAAAAACACCCTCAAGCCGCTGATCGAGAAGGCACGGACGAACGGCGTCAAGCCGGAGACCTTTCTAACGTGGAGCTCACGATGA